One Pseudomonas syringae CC1557 genomic window, ACGCATGAGTTCCACTGGTCCCGGAGGAGCGTTGCCGGCTGGAGCTTTAATTCCGGCTGGAAACATAGCTTATCTCCCTGAGACAACAGACAACGGAATAATGGGTGCTGTCGAGGTTAACGCAAATTTAATCAACAACTGGATTCGTTTCCGTAGCCGCAACATTGCCTATCCCGGCCGTATTAAACTGATCTGAGGACATTATGCCTACTTACTTGATAGATGATGCCGGGGCCCTTATCGGTCCTGTTGAATTACCGGTTATCCCTGGGCTGGGCGAGCAAACTCCCAGCAATGCGGTAAGTTTGCCGGAGCTGCTGAACCCGCCGATCACAGGCTTTGCCTGGACGATGTTCAATAATGAGCTGCAACAGGTCACGGATAGTCGTGGCCCTATGTATCGAACAAACGACGGCTCTGTAGAGGAATGGGCCAGTCTGGGTGCGCCTCCTGAAAGGCTCACTACCAAACAATGGCCTGGTAAATACTACGTTTGGAGAGAGGGTGACTGGGCTCTTGATACTGAAGCTCAAAAGGCCGCGTTGGCTTCCGCTGCTCTGCTGGTTCGCGACCAGCGTTTGCAGGAGGCAACCACACGTATTGCCCCATTGCAGTATGCCGTGGATCTGGGAGATGCCACCGAGGTCGAGACGGCAAGTTTGCTTGAATGGAAACGCTACAGCGTCAAACTGAACCGGATTGAGCAAAGTCCTGATTACCCTATCCAGATCGAATGGCCGTCCTCCCCCTCGGATGCAACTGCCCTTTAGACATGACCGCGAGCGCGGTTTTTTTGCCCGTTGCCTACTGAATAGCTAGCCCCTGTAAGGCGCAAGTACAGACGAACTGCCCCGCACTGACGGGGCATTGTTTTATCGCCATCCAGTCCGCTTTTAAACAGGAGAGCTTTATCGACTCATGGGGTGGGCCAGTCCTGCAAGCCCCTGAGGAGGATCAATGCCCCTCGACTAGCAACAACGACTGAACATCATCCCTGACGGGCGCGCAATGCAGCTCAAACGACACAGGAGGTCCACTGACGCCCGCAAGCGTCAATCATTCATAAACCCATACTCTCTCAATAGAAAATTAAAGGTATTCATATGTCCACAGTAATAAGCGCTCGCGATCCACGTTGGTCCGATATGACACACACATACATTAACCTGTGGGTGTTGTTTGCGGAGTTTAAAGACACTTACGGTGAGGTGCCTTTTAGTGCGTCTCCCTATGACTCCGCTGCTCACGGAGTCGATCTGTTTAACCGTGCCCTCGCCGGTGAGTTTGGCCCGGTTCTCGAGCCGACCGAGGAGTCGGTCGTGCAGCTGGTGACGAGTCAGCGAAATAACCTATCAAGTAACGCTACCGCTCAAATCCACTCTTTGCTGGACGAACTGGATATTCTTCAAGACGCCATAGCAATGAATCTGGCGACCGAAGCGCAAGTGAAATCCGTGCCAGCAATAAACGCTGAGCTCTACGCGTTCCGTCTTTATCGCGTGCGGCTTTCCCAAATTGACACATTGCCAAGTTACCCAAGGAAGTTCGACTGGCCAGTGGCGCCTGCGCAGCCTTTTGTGTATGTGCCACCTTCTGAGTAGTGGGCCATTTGGCAGGGCGTGCGCAAAAACGAATTGCACTCGACGCCGGCTCTAAAGCTGGCGTTACTGTTTATGCTTTCGATATCGCCACGACCTGCTGATATGACTGCTGCTAACGACCCAGGTAATGACGCCCCGCAATAGGGGGCGTTTTTACCCGTAATGCGAGTTGCTCTCGAGTCACGAGAGCTTCGTCGATTGGGGACGCTGACGAGCGTCATAAGCAAGGCAGGAGTAACCATGCCTATCAATCACCAACAACTGCTACAAATCCTCCCCAACGCCGGCCTCCAAGCCGGCGTTTTTGTTCCTGCGCTCAACATCGCCATGACTCGCTACTCCATCAACACCCGGCTGCGCATCGCCGGGTTCATCGCCCAGGTCGGGCATGAATCCGGGCAGCTTCGTTATGTGCGCGAACTGGGTAGCGACAGCTACCTGGCGAAGTACGACACCGGGCAGTTGGCGCTGCGTCTGGGCAATACGCCAGAGGCAGACGGCGACGGTCAGCTTTACCGCGGCCGTGGGCTGATTCAGGTGACGGGGCGAGCGAATTATGAGGC contains:
- a CDS encoding tail fiber assembly protein yields the protein MPTYLIDDAGALIGPVELPVIPGLGEQTPSNAVSLPELLNPPITGFAWTMFNNELQQVTDSRGPMYRTNDGSVEEWASLGAPPERLTTKQWPGKYYVWREGDWALDTEAQKAALASAALLVRDQRLQEATTRIAPLQYAVDLGDATEVETASLLEWKRYSVKLNRIEQSPDYPIQIEWPSSPSDATAL
- a CDS encoding tail fiber assembly protein, translated to MSTVISARDPRWSDMTHTYINLWVLFAEFKDTYGEVPFSASPYDSAAHGVDLFNRALAGEFGPVLEPTEESVVQLVTSQRNNLSSNATAQIHSLLDELDILQDAIAMNLATEAQVKSVPAINAELYAFRLYRVRLSQIDTLPSYPRKFDWPVAPAQPFVYVPPSE
- a CDS encoding glycoside hydrolase family 19 protein; this translates as MPINHQQLLQILPNAGLQAGVFVPALNIAMTRYSINTRLRIAGFIAQVGHESGQLRYVRELGSDSYLAKYDTGQLALRLGNTPEADGDGQLYRGRGLIQVTGRANYEACGEALGLDLLGQPQLLEQPDHAAMSAAWFWDRANLNVLADKGDFLMITRRINGGTNGLADRQALYQRALEVLP